Proteins found in one Thalassomonas actiniarum genomic segment:
- a CDS encoding HesA/MoeB/ThiF family protein has translation MSSAKSYHFNPFSFVTRINDEILINTVPHNRVTFSADFQPVIDFFLQKEELSETEILKCIAPSRLEELVSKRILLEGPAQKLAGRYSRQHGYFTMISEQPEAVQEKLQCSHALILGVGAIGSHICWNLAAIGVGKITLLDFDTIEESNFNRQLMYTPKDIDRVKVEVLAQRIREFNPEIEVVTLNRKITCQADVEALLPGVNLVVKAIDSPEESMAWVNIACVQAEVPYVTGGFLDYTAVAGPNYIPGKSSCFACQGDAGDVKRIHGTGPTFGPLTTLVTSMLSMIAFKILIGKADGYANKVYMYNADNGSWDMEQVTPAVTCQVCGTTPAKPAEDTAPMVNNPLVMFRSLFVAVLVLTVILGEIYQQPLVGVMTFFGIFIAIPVVKKIHADNLLKTRREFFVMTCIYIGFSLVGLVIGNISDDSFALPTSLRTVFETIQLVSATIIQATISIAIIFLSLCGVMEYAPKVVNFLNEDL, from the coding sequence ATGAGCAGCGCCAAAAGTTACCATTTTAATCCCTTTTCCTTTGTCACCCGGATCAACGATGAAATCCTGATCAATACCGTGCCCCACAACCGGGTCACCTTTTCGGCAGATTTCCAGCCGGTCATCGACTTCTTTTTGCAAAAAGAAGAACTCAGTGAAACGGAAATTTTAAAATGCATTGCCCCTTCACGCCTGGAAGAGCTAGTGTCAAAACGTATCTTGCTTGAAGGCCCTGCGCAAAAGTTAGCAGGCCGCTACTCGCGTCAGCACGGCTATTTCACTATGATTTCCGAACAGCCTGAGGCGGTACAGGAAAAACTTCAATGTTCCCATGCCTTGATCCTCGGCGTCGGCGCCATCGGCAGCCATATCTGCTGGAACCTGGCAGCCATAGGGGTCGGTAAAATTACCCTGCTGGATTTTGACACCATAGAAGAAAGCAACTTTAACCGCCAGCTGATGTATACCCCCAAAGATATTGACCGGGTAAAAGTGGAAGTGCTGGCGCAAAGAATACGGGAATTTAACCCGGAAATAGAAGTCGTGACTTTAAACAGGAAAATCACCTGTCAGGCCGATGTCGAAGCCCTGCTGCCCGGTGTCAACCTGGTGGTAAAAGCCATTGACAGTCCGGAAGAGTCCATGGCCTGGGTCAATATCGCCTGTGTCCAAGCCGAAGTGCCCTATGTCACCGGCGGCTTTTTAGACTATACCGCGGTAGCCGGTCCCAATTATATCCCGGGTAAGTCCAGCTGTTTTGCCTGCCAGGGAGATGCCGGCGACGTCAAGCGGATACACGGCACCGGGCCGACATTTGGCCCGCTGACCACCCTGGTAACCTCTATGCTGTCGATGATCGCCTTTAAAATCTTGATCGGCAAAGCCGACGGCTACGCCAACAAGGTCTATATGTACAATGCCGACAACGGCAGCTGGGACATGGAGCAAGTTACCCCGGCGGTAACATGCCAGGTATGCGGCACCACCCCGGCAAAACCGGCAGAGGATACGGCGCCTATGGTAAACAATCCCCTGGTTATGTTCCGCAGCCTGTTTGTCGCCGTGCTGGTGCTTACCGTGATCTTAGGGGAAATTTACCAGCAGCCCCTGGTCGGCGTTATGACCTTTTTCGGCATTTTTATCGCCATCCCGGTAGTGAAGAAAATTCACGCAGACAACCTGTTAAAAACCCGGCGCGAGTTTTTTGTGATGACCTGCATCTATATAGGTTTCAGCCTGGTCGGCCTGGTTATCGGCAATATCAGCGATGACAGCTTTGCCTTGCCGACAAGTCTCAGGACGGTGTTCGAAACCATACAGCTGGTCAGCGCCACCATTATTCAGGCGACGATCAGTATTGCCATCATCTTTTTATCCCTGTGCGGCGTGATGGAATATGCCCCTAAGGTAGTTAATTTCCTCAATGAGGATTTATAA